A single Micromonospora luteifusca DNA region contains:
- a CDS encoding sensor histidine kinase, translated as MEWAVAVVVAVALVAGLAAGFVLPRFLPARDGRSTSTGSASSRWSRGRPAIADEQQAGLGRRTIDSLRAGVVVLDNDDVPVLINPAARAMGLLRTGSRPGSIAAHPLIRTLAGQVRRTGVRREIELDLPRGRDSAGENPLGVHLRAMGLGNGFIAVEAVDVTESHRLTRVRRDFVANVSHELKTPIGALQLLAEALLDATEPADAAAPDLSEDLVAARRFAERIQHESTRLGRLVQELLELTRLQGAEPQPPPEPVALDWVIAEVVDRTRTTASARGVEVSVDGERGLTAYGSDSQLATAVANLVENAINYSGEDTVVRVTLRGDDEHVEIAVADQGIGIAPTDVDRIFERFYRADQARSRATGGTGLGLAIVKHIASNHGGRVEVSSTLGGGSTFTLRLPASPPDDLLATLPPVGIESGPAGLRQV; from the coding sequence GTGGAGTGGGCGGTGGCGGTCGTGGTGGCCGTGGCGTTGGTGGCCGGGTTGGCCGCCGGTTTCGTGCTGCCCCGGTTCCTGCCGGCGCGGGACGGTCGCTCCACGTCGACGGGCAGCGCGAGCTCCCGCTGGAGCAGGGGGAGGCCCGCGATAGCCGACGAGCAGCAGGCCGGACTCGGCCGCCGGACGATCGACTCACTCCGCGCCGGTGTCGTGGTACTGGACAACGACGACGTGCCCGTGCTGATCAATCCGGCCGCCCGCGCGATGGGGCTTCTGCGTACCGGCAGTCGCCCCGGCTCGATCGCGGCGCACCCGCTGATCCGCACCCTTGCCGGTCAGGTACGACGCACCGGTGTGCGGCGCGAGATCGAGCTGGACCTGCCCCGAGGTCGCGACAGCGCGGGGGAGAACCCGCTCGGCGTGCACCTGCGAGCAATGGGCCTCGGCAATGGCTTCATCGCGGTGGAGGCGGTCGACGTGACCGAGTCACACCGGCTGACCCGCGTACGACGCGATTTCGTGGCCAACGTGAGCCACGAGCTCAAGACCCCGATCGGGGCGCTGCAACTGCTCGCCGAGGCACTGCTGGACGCGACCGAGCCGGCCGACGCCGCGGCACCCGACCTCTCCGAGGACCTGGTGGCCGCCCGCCGGTTCGCCGAACGGATCCAGCACGAGTCGACCCGGCTGGGCCGGCTGGTGCAGGAGTTGCTGGAGCTGACCCGGTTGCAGGGCGCCGAACCGCAGCCGCCACCCGAGCCGGTCGCGTTGGACTGGGTGATCGCCGAGGTGGTCGACCGGACCCGCACCACAGCTTCCGCCCGCGGTGTCGAGGTGAGCGTCGACGGTGAGCGTGGCCTCACCGCGTACGGCAGCGACTCCCAACTCGCCACGGCGGTGGCGAATCTCGTGGAGAACGCCATCAACTACTCGGGCGAGGACACCGTTGTGCGGGTCACCCTCCGCGGTGACGACGAGCACGTCGAGATCGCGGTCGCCGACCAGGGCATCGGCATCGCCCCCACCGACGTGGATCGCATCTTCGAGCGGTTCTACCGGGCAGACCAGGCCCGTTCGCGTGCCACCGGCGGCACTGGGCTCGGCCTGGCGATCGTGAAACACATCGCGAGCAACCATGGCGGACGGGTCGAGGTGTCGAGCACTCTTGGTGGTGGATCGACGTTCACCCTCCGGCTGCCCGCCAGTCCCCCGGATGACCTGCTGGCGACACTGCCGCCGGTTGGGATCGAGTCCGGTCCGGCTGGGCTACGGCAGGTCTGA
- the phoU gene encoding phosphate signaling complex protein PhoU, with protein MRDEFRADLQIVSQLLVDMAEGVRAAMRQATRALLTADRQAAETVIERDAEIDDLYRHVEERVCDLLARQAPVASDLRAMITALHVAADLERMGDLAEHVGKTALRRHPSPAVPAELRTVFTEMSEIADRMAVKIGSVLAKPDADLAGELDSDDDAMDELHKNLFAMLLGDEWPYGVETAIDATLLGRYYERFADHAVNAGEHVIYLITGENTPTGS; from the coding sequence ATGCGCGACGAGTTCCGGGCCGACCTCCAGATCGTCAGCCAACTGCTGGTGGACATGGCGGAGGGCGTCCGCGCCGCCATGCGCCAGGCCACCCGGGCCCTGCTCACCGCCGACCGGCAGGCCGCCGAGACGGTCATTGAGCGGGACGCCGAGATCGACGACCTCTACCGGCACGTCGAGGAGCGGGTCTGTGACCTGCTCGCCCGACAGGCGCCGGTCGCCTCCGACCTCCGAGCAATGATCACCGCGCTGCACGTTGCCGCGGACCTGGAGCGAATGGGCGACCTCGCCGAGCACGTGGGCAAGACCGCGCTGCGCCGGCACCCCTCCCCCGCCGTCCCCGCCGAACTGCGGACGGTCTTCACCGAAATGTCCGAGATCGCCGACCGGATGGCCGTGAAGATCGGCTCGGTGCTGGCGAAGCCCGACGCCGACCTCGCTGGCGAGCTGGACAGCGACGACGATGCCATGGACGAGCTGCACAAGAACCTGTTCGCAATGCTGCTCGGCGACGAGTGGCCGTACGGGGTGGAGACCGCGATCGACGCCACCCTGCTGGGCCGCTACTACGAGCGCTTCGCCGACCACGCGGTCAACGCCGGCGAGCACGTGATCTACCTGATCACCGGGGAGAACACGCCCACCGGCAGCTGA
- a CDS encoding phosphoglyceromutase, translated as MTASEGPTVGTLVLLRHGESDWNAKNLFTGWVDVDLTEKGEGEARRGGELMREHSLLPDVVHTSVLRRAIRTAELALSAADRHWIAVRRSWRLNERHYGALQGKNKKQTLDEYGEEQFMLWRRSYDTPPPPIDDNDKWSQVGDPRYALLPTELMPRTECLKDVVDRMLPYWYDSIVPDILAGRTVLVAAHGNSLRALVKHLDQISDEAIAKLNIPTGIPLRYDLDPHLRPLTLGGTYLDPTAAKEAAAAVANQGR; from the coding sequence ATGACTGCGAGCGAAGGGCCCACCGTCGGGACGCTGGTCCTGCTGCGGCACGGTGAGAGCGACTGGAATGCCAAGAACCTCTTCACCGGCTGGGTGGACGTCGACCTGACCGAGAAGGGCGAGGGCGAGGCGCGGCGCGGTGGCGAGCTGATGCGCGAGCACAGCCTGCTGCCGGACGTCGTGCACACCAGCGTGCTGCGCCGTGCGATCCGCACCGCCGAGTTGGCGCTCAGCGCCGCCGACCGGCACTGGATCGCGGTGCGCCGGTCGTGGCGGCTCAATGAGCGGCACTACGGCGCCCTGCAGGGCAAGAACAAGAAGCAGACCCTGGATGAGTACGGCGAGGAGCAGTTCATGCTCTGGCGCCGGTCGTACGACACCCCACCGCCGCCGATCGACGACAACGACAAGTGGTCGCAGGTCGGTGACCCCCGCTACGCGCTGCTGCCGACCGAGCTGATGCCGCGTACCGAATGCCTCAAGGACGTCGTCGACCGGATGCTGCCCTACTGGTACGACTCGATCGTGCCGGACATCCTGGCCGGCCGGACGGTGCTGGTGGCCGCGCACGGCAACTCGCTGCGCGCCCTGGTCAAGCACCTCGACCAGATCTCCGACGAGGCGATCGCCAAGCTGAACATCCCGACGGGCATCCCGCTGCGCTACGACCTCGATCCGCACCTGCGCCCGCTCACGCTGGGTGGCACCTACCTCGACCCGACCGCCGCGAAGGAAGCCGCCGCCGCGGTGGCGAACCAGGGTCGCTGA
- a CDS encoding MDR family MFS transporter → MRTMRSWFRDTTGGLPTTFWYLWSGTLINRLGSFVLVFLAIYLTQERGFSASQAGLVIGLWGVGGAFGTTAGGTLADRWGRRPTLLTAHVGAAAMMLALGLARDLWAVALGALLLGMFAEAARPAFGAMMIDVVPAKDRLRAFSLNYWAINLGFACAAVLAGLAAQADYLLLFVVDAGTMLVTALIIFMRVPETRQAGSASTATASAPRGALRTILSDRVFLGFVALNLFSALVFLQHISMLPIAMGDDGLSPATYGTVIALNGVLIVVGQLFVPRLIRGRSRSYVLALAAVVMGVGFGLTAFAGTAWFYGLTVLIWTLGEMLNSPSNSTLIAELSPAELRGRYQGVFSLSWQIAGASAPILGGLVREHAGNDTLWYGCAMLGVLTAVAHLVSGPARERRAVALRRSGEALAPVTAHRGPQPAEATA, encoded by the coding sequence ATGCGGACGATGCGGAGTTGGTTCCGGGACACCACCGGCGGCCTGCCGACCACTTTCTGGTACCTGTGGTCAGGCACCCTGATCAACCGGCTCGGCTCGTTCGTCCTCGTCTTCCTCGCCATCTACCTGACCCAGGAGCGCGGTTTCTCGGCCTCCCAGGCTGGCCTGGTGATCGGCCTGTGGGGCGTCGGCGGGGCGTTCGGCACCACCGCCGGCGGCACGTTGGCAGACCGGTGGGGCCGCCGACCGACGTTGCTCACCGCACACGTGGGCGCCGCCGCCATGATGCTCGCGCTCGGGCTGGCCCGGGACCTCTGGGCGGTGGCGCTGGGCGCCCTCCTGCTCGGCATGTTCGCCGAGGCGGCCCGGCCCGCGTTCGGGGCGATGATGATCGACGTGGTCCCGGCGAAGGACCGACTACGCGCCTTCTCGCTCAACTACTGGGCGATCAACCTTGGCTTCGCCTGCGCCGCCGTGCTCGCCGGCCTCGCCGCACAGGCCGACTACCTGCTGCTGTTCGTGGTCGACGCGGGCACCATGCTGGTAACCGCGCTGATCATCTTCATGCGGGTGCCGGAGACCCGGCAGGCCGGTTCCGCCAGCACCGCAACGGCGAGTGCCCCACGCGGCGCCCTACGCACGATCCTCAGCGACCGCGTCTTCCTGGGCTTCGTGGCCCTCAACCTGTTCTCCGCGCTGGTCTTCCTCCAGCACATCTCGATGCTGCCGATCGCCATGGGTGACGACGGCCTGAGCCCGGCCACCTACGGCACGGTCATCGCGCTCAACGGCGTCCTCATCGTGGTCGGCCAGCTCTTCGTACCCCGACTGATCAGGGGTCGGAGCCGCTCGTACGTGCTCGCGCTGGCGGCCGTGGTGATGGGTGTCGGGTTCGGGCTGACCGCGTTCGCCGGCACCGCCTGGTTCTACGGGCTGACCGTGCTGATCTGGACGCTCGGCGAGATGCTGAACTCGCCGTCCAACTCCACGCTGATCGCCGAGCTTTCCCCGGCCGAGTTGCGCGGCCGCTACCAGGGCGTGTTCTCCCTCTCGTGGCAGATCGCCGGAGCCAGCGCACCGATCCTCGGCGGTCTGGTGCGCGAACACGCCGGCAACGACACCCTCTGGTACGGCTGCGCGATGCTCGGCGTTCTGACCGCGGTGGCCCACCTGGTGTCGGGGCCGGCCCGGGAACGGCGTGCCGTCGCGCTGCGCCGCTCCGGCGAAGCGCTGGCACCGGTCACCGCCCACCGGGGGCCCCAGCCCGCCGAAGCAACCGCCTGA
- a CDS encoding MFS transporter, which yields MYALRRWWHDTAGGLPATFWYLWAGLLINRAGAFAMLFLSLYLTDVRGASVGLAGTVVGAYGAGGAAGVLLGGVLADRWGRRATLLAAHLVTAGLMVALAFSRPLLLIAVLSALIGVVHSMPSPAFVAAIVDVVPAERRSRAFNLQFWAFNLGMAVASLLAGVLAEASFTALFLVDAGATLTAAAVIGWKVPETLRIAAPAVDLQPPAPSAPTSVRPRRPGLHTALTDRTFLVFVGLTFVLAVLTMQTSTIMPLAMSADGLGPSAYGLVVALGGALIVVGQLFVPRLIDRHRKDVVLAVSTALLALGFGVLAVADGLAIYLGAAAVWTVGSMLAAPPNAQINADLAPPQLRARYQSVFYLTFPAAAFVAPTLGGLSLQHLGDRHWLIVGGLGMVAALGHLFAGPPRERHVAALRRAAERKPVTPVDDRAPIA from the coding sequence GTGTACGCCCTGCGGCGCTGGTGGCACGACACCGCGGGCGGTCTCCCCGCCACCTTCTGGTACCTCTGGGCCGGCCTGCTGATCAACCGGGCCGGTGCCTTCGCCATGCTGTTCCTCTCGCTCTACCTCACCGACGTACGCGGAGCGAGCGTTGGGCTGGCCGGAACGGTGGTCGGCGCGTACGGGGCCGGTGGGGCAGCCGGTGTGCTGCTCGGCGGGGTGCTGGCCGACCGGTGGGGCCGCCGGGCAACCCTCCTCGCCGCGCACCTGGTCACGGCCGGCCTGATGGTGGCGCTCGCCTTCAGCCGGCCGCTGCTCCTGATCGCGGTGCTCTCCGCGCTGATCGGCGTGGTCCACTCGATGCCCAGCCCGGCGTTCGTCGCGGCGATCGTCGACGTGGTGCCCGCCGAACGGCGTTCGCGCGCGTTCAACCTCCAGTTCTGGGCGTTCAACCTGGGAATGGCGGTCGCGTCGTTGCTCGCCGGGGTGCTGGCCGAGGCGAGCTTCACCGCGCTCTTCCTGGTCGACGCCGGTGCCACCCTGACGGCCGCCGCCGTGATCGGCTGGAAGGTGCCGGAGACTCTGCGCATTGCCGCGCCGGCCGTCGACCTTCAGCCGCCGGCACCCTCGGCGCCGACGTCCGTCCGGCCCCGCCGTCCGGGGCTGCACACCGCGCTCACGGACCGCACGTTCCTGGTCTTCGTCGGGCTCACCTTCGTGCTCGCCGTGCTCACCATGCAGACCTCCACGATCATGCCGCTGGCGATGAGCGCGGACGGCCTGGGCCCATCGGCGTACGGGTTGGTGGTGGCGCTCGGTGGCGCGCTGATCGTGGTTGGGCAACTGTTCGTGCCCCGGCTGATCGACCGGCACCGCAAGGACGTCGTGCTGGCCGTCTCCACCGCGCTGCTCGCGCTCGGTTTCGGCGTACTCGCCGTCGCCGACGGGCTGGCCATCTACCTCGGTGCCGCGGCGGTCTGGACGGTCGGTTCGATGCTCGCCGCCCCGCCCAACGCGCAGATCAACGCCGACCTGGCCCCGCCGCAGCTACGCGCCCGGTACCAGTCGGTCTTCTACCTGACGTTTCCGGCCGCGGCGTTCGTCGCTCCCACGCTCGGCGGGTTGAGCCTGCAGCACCTCGGGGACCGGCACTGGCTGATCGTGGGTGGGCTCGGCATGGTGGCCGCACTCGGGCACCTGTTCGCCGGACCACCCCGGGAGCGACACGTGGCCGCGCTCCGCCGGGCCGCCGAGCGGAAGCCGGTAACACCCGTCGACGACCGCGCGCCGATCGCATAA
- a CDS encoding YbjN domain-containing protein, which yields MSPKSDLATLIESVCAERDLACESTGPNSYAVTLPGTHKLKTVCNLIVGEHALRVEAFVMRQPDERREELWAWLLQRNARMYGVSFSTDAVGDVYLTGRVNPAGVDADELDRLLGAVLTYADESFDTMLEIGFGSSIRREYEWRVKRGESTANLAAFAHLFEPSGAGPDPT from the coding sequence GTGAGCCCGAAGAGCGATCTCGCGACCCTGATCGAGTCGGTCTGTGCCGAGCGGGACCTGGCCTGCGAGTCGACCGGCCCCAACTCGTACGCGGTGACCCTGCCGGGCACCCACAAGCTCAAGACGGTCTGCAACCTGATCGTCGGCGAGCACGCGCTGCGGGTCGAGGCGTTCGTGATGCGCCAACCGGACGAGCGCCGTGAAGAGCTGTGGGCCTGGCTGCTACAGCGCAATGCCCGCATGTACGGCGTCTCCTTCTCCACCGACGCGGTCGGCGACGTGTACCTGACCGGGCGCGTCAACCCGGCCGGTGTGGACGCCGACGAGTTGGACCGGCTACTCGGCGCCGTCCTCACGTACGCCGACGAGTCGTTCGACACGATGCTGGAGATCGGCTTCGGCAGTTCGATCCGGCGGGAGTACGAGTGGCGGGTCAAGCGTGGCGAGTCGACCGCCAACCTGGCCGCGTTCGCCCATCTCTTCGAGCCCTCCGGCGCCGGCCCCGATCCAACCTGA
- the mshA gene encoding D-inositol-3-phosphate glycosyltransferase, whose protein sequence is MAEMHTGVGRQRGARPWPRPRRIATLSVHTSPLHQPGTGDAGGMNVYILEVARRLAEANVEVEIFTRATSGDLPPVVEMAPGVQVRHITSGPLEGLTKEELPGQLCAFTAGVLRAEASRPPGHYDLIHSHYWLSGQVGWLAKERWGVPLVHTAHTLAKVKNAQLAAGDRPEPKARVIGEEQVVAEADRLVANTRVEASDLLDRYDADPARVSVVQPGVDLDRFRPAPGDRSAATHEARRRLGLPTNGYVVAFVGRIQPLKAPDVLIRAIAALRERDPALAAQVTVVICGGPSGSGLDRPTALIELAAKLGVSDGVRFLPPLTGDDLPALYRAADLVAVPSHNESFGLVALEAQACGTPVLAAAVGGLVTAVRDHVSGVLIDGHDPVDWATALGRLLPDQALRAVLARGAEQHARHFSWDRTVAGLLGVYGEAIAAHRARLAADLAADPALSCSW, encoded by the coding sequence GTGGCGGAAATGCACACCGGTGTCGGGCGTCAGCGAGGTGCCCGACCGTGGCCTCGGCCTCGCCGCATCGCCACCCTTTCGGTGCACACCTCGCCCCTGCACCAGCCCGGCACGGGCGACGCCGGTGGCATGAACGTCTACATCCTCGAGGTCGCCCGGCGACTCGCCGAGGCCAACGTCGAGGTGGAGATCTTCACCCGGGCCACCTCCGGTGACCTGCCCCCGGTCGTCGAGATGGCGCCCGGCGTGCAGGTCCGGCACATCACGTCCGGCCCGCTGGAGGGCCTCACCAAGGAAGAGTTGCCCGGCCAGCTCTGCGCCTTCACCGCCGGGGTGCTGCGCGCCGAGGCGTCCCGCCCGCCCGGGCACTACGACCTGATCCACTCCCACTACTGGCTGTCCGGCCAGGTCGGTTGGCTGGCCAAGGAGCGTTGGGGTGTGCCGCTGGTGCACACCGCGCACACCCTGGCGAAGGTCAAGAACGCCCAGCTCGCGGCCGGCGACCGGCCGGAGCCCAAGGCCCGGGTGATCGGCGAGGAGCAGGTGGTCGCCGAGGCGGACCGGCTGGTCGCCAACACCCGGGTCGAGGCCAGCGACCTCCTCGATCGGTACGACGCCGACCCGGCCCGGGTCTCCGTGGTGCAACCGGGCGTCGACCTGGACCGGTTCCGGCCCGCACCGGGCGACCGGTCCGCGGCGACCCACGAGGCTCGCCGCCGGCTGGGCCTGCCGACCAATGGGTACGTCGTCGCCTTCGTCGGCCGGATCCAACCACTCAAAGCCCCCGACGTGCTGATCCGCGCCATCGCCGCCCTCCGGGAGCGCGACCCGGCGCTGGCCGCCCAGGTGACCGTGGTGATCTGCGGCGGGCCCAGCGGCAGTGGGCTGGACCGGCCGACCGCGCTGATCGAGCTGGCCGCCAAGCTCGGGGTCAGCGACGGGGTGCGGTTCCTGCCGCCGCTCACCGGGGACGACCTGCCAGCCCTGTACCGGGCGGCCGACCTCGTCGCGGTGCCGTCACACAACGAATCGTTCGGGCTGGTCGCCCTGGAGGCACAGGCCTGCGGTACGCCGGTGCTGGCCGCCGCCGTCGGAGGTCTGGTCACTGCCGTGCGGGATCACGTGAGTGGCGTACTGATCGACGGGCATGACCCGGTCGACTGGGCCACGGCGCTGGGCCGGCTGCTGCCGGACCAGGCCCTCCGGGCGGTGCTTGCCCGGGGCGCCGAGCAGCACGCCCGGCACTTCTCCTGGGACCGTACGGTCGCCGGTCTGCTCGGCGTCTACGGCGAGGCGATCGCCGCGCACCGCGCCCGGCTCGCGGCCGACCTGGCGGCCGACCCCGCACTCTCCTGCTCCTGGTGA
- a CDS encoding SDR family oxidoreductase, with protein sequence MTSVAIVTGASSGIGAATARRLAAEGFHVLAAARRAERLADLVAEITAAGGQATAVTCDITSDESVAGLAEAAAQAPGPVTLLVNNAGGARGLDPVESGSVADWQWMYDVNVLGTLRVTQALLPALEASGSGTIVVVSSTAGLTVYEGGGGYTAAKHAQTAIAGTLRLELCGRPLRVIEIDPGMVKTDEFGLVRFEGDAERAAAVYAGVPGPLVAEDVADCIAWCATRPEHVNIDRLVVRPRAQAAQHKVHRV encoded by the coding sequence ATGACCTCTGTCGCCATCGTCACCGGAGCATCCAGCGGGATCGGCGCCGCCACCGCCCGCCGACTCGCCGCCGAGGGCTTCCACGTGCTCGCCGCCGCCCGCCGCGCCGAGCGGCTCGCCGACCTGGTCGCCGAAATCACCGCCGCTGGCGGGCAGGCCACCGCGGTGACCTGCGACATCACGTCGGACGAATCGGTAGCCGGGCTGGCCGAGGCCGCCGCCCAGGCACCCGGGCCGGTCACCCTGCTGGTCAACAACGCCGGCGGGGCGCGTGGGCTGGACCCGGTGGAGTCCGGCTCGGTCGCCGACTGGCAGTGGATGTACGACGTCAACGTGCTCGGCACACTGCGGGTCACCCAGGCCCTGCTACCGGCCCTGGAGGCGTCAGGCTCCGGCACCATCGTGGTGGTCTCCTCCACCGCCGGCCTGACCGTCTACGAAGGCGGGGGCGGCTACACCGCGGCAAAGCACGCGCAGACCGCCATCGCCGGCACGCTCCGCCTGGAACTGTGCGGTCGCCCCCTGCGGGTGATCGAGATCGACCCGGGCATGGTGAAGACCGACGAGTTCGGGCTGGTCCGGTTCGAGGGTGACGCGGAACGGGCGGCCGCCGTCTACGCCGGAGTGCCGGGGCCGCTGGTCGCCGAGGACGTGGCCGACTGCATCGCCTGGTGCGCCACCCGCCCCGAGCACGTCAACATCGACCGGCTGGTGGTCCGACCGCGGGCCCAGGCCGCCCAGCACAAGGTGCACCGGGTCTAG
- a CDS encoding class I SAM-dependent methyltransferase: protein MSGAARHRPLGVVTRGTTNPNRLRRVDNWIVATCADRLLAAADPLVVDLGYGATPVTAVELRARLAAGVRPDVRLVGLEIDAARVAAATPAADPPGLTFARGGFELAGLRPVLVRAFNVLRQYDESEVPDAWRTMTTALAPGGVLVEGTCDELGRLASWLLIDADGPRTLTLAAKLTTLGSPAELAERLPKALIHHNVPGEPIHDLIRALDDAWQAAAPYATFGPRQRWLSAVTRLRETGWPILNGPNRWRQGELTLPWPPP from the coding sequence ATGAGCGGCGCGGCACGACACCGGCCGCTCGGCGTGGTCACGAGAGGCACCACCAACCCGAACCGGCTCCGCCGGGTGGACAACTGGATCGTCGCCACGTGCGCCGACCGGCTGTTGGCGGCGGCCGACCCCCTGGTGGTCGACCTCGGCTACGGTGCCACCCCGGTGACCGCGGTGGAATTGCGCGCCCGGCTGGCGGCGGGAGTGCGTCCAGACGTACGGCTGGTGGGGCTGGAGATCGACGCGGCCCGGGTGGCCGCGGCCACACCGGCCGCCGACCCGCCCGGCCTGACGTTCGCCCGAGGCGGGTTCGAGCTGGCCGGGCTCCGGCCGGTGCTGGTCCGCGCGTTCAACGTGCTGCGACAGTACGACGAGAGCGAGGTGCCCGACGCCTGGCGGACGATGACCACCGCGCTCGCCCCGGGTGGGGTGCTCGTCGAGGGCACGTGCGACGAGTTGGGGCGGCTCGCCAGTTGGCTGCTGATCGACGCCGACGGCCCCCGCACGCTGACCCTGGCCGCGAAGCTCACCACGCTGGGCAGCCCCGCCGAGTTGGCCGAGCGGCTACCCAAGGCGCTGATCCATCACAACGTCCCCGGCGAACCGATCCACGATCTGATCCGCGCGCTCGACGACGCCTGGCAGGCCGCCGCGCCCTACGCCACCTTCGGCCCCCGCCAACGCTGGCTGAGCGCGGTAACCCGTCTCCGCGAGACCGGCTGGCCCATCCTGAACGGCCCGAACCGCTG